One Streptomyces showdoensis genomic region harbors:
- a CDS encoding lactate utilization protein B has protein sequence MNGTFLGMPAFPEAAREAVRDERLRGNLRHATHTIRAKRAAAVAEVSDWAELREAGRRIKDHTLRHLDRHLLRLEESVTAAGGTVHWAADAAEANRIVTALVRATGESEVVKVKSMATQEIGLNEALEAAGIRAYETDLAELIVQLGDDRPSHILVPAIHRNRAEIRDVFRSEMAAWGRPAPEDLTDSPAALAEAARLHLREKFLRAKVGISGANFMVAETGTLVVVESEGNGRMCLTLPETLISVVGIEKTVPTWRDLEVFLQTLPRSSTAERMNPYTSLWTGTADGDGPRAFHLVLLDNGRTDTLADEVGRQALRCIRCSACLNVCPVYERAGGHAYGSVYPGPIGAILSPQLRGTASGIDASLPFASSLCGACYEVCPVAIDIPEVLVHLRERVVQGGPATREGTKVVLRPAKGHAAERAAMRAARWAFGRPGVLRTGQRLAARTRRLHPRTLPGPGRAWTATRELPPVPAEPFRDWWERTDGGRNEGDAPQDPEETK, from the coding sequence GTGAACGGCACCTTCCTCGGCATGCCGGCGTTCCCCGAGGCGGCGCGCGAGGCCGTGCGCGACGAGCGGCTGCGCGGCAACCTGCGGCACGCCACCCACACGATCCGCGCCAAGCGGGCCGCCGCCGTGGCGGAGGTCTCGGACTGGGCGGAGCTGCGCGAGGCCGGCCGGCGCATCAAGGACCACACCCTGCGCCATCTCGACCGCCATCTGCTGCGGTTGGAGGAGTCCGTGACGGCCGCCGGCGGCACGGTCCACTGGGCGGCGGACGCGGCGGAGGCCAACCGGATCGTCACCGCCCTGGTGCGGGCGACGGGCGAGTCGGAGGTCGTCAAGGTCAAGTCGATGGCCACCCAGGAGATCGGTCTCAACGAGGCCCTGGAGGCGGCGGGGATCCGTGCCTACGAGACCGATCTCGCCGAACTGATCGTGCAGTTGGGCGACGACCGGCCCTCGCACATCCTGGTCCCCGCCATCCACCGCAACCGCGCCGAGATCCGGGACGTCTTCCGCTCCGAGATGGCCGCCTGGGGCCGCCCGGCGCCGGAGGACCTCACCGACTCCCCCGCCGCGCTGGCCGAGGCCGCCCGGCTCCATCTGCGGGAGAAGTTCCTGCGCGCCAAGGTGGGCATCTCCGGCGCCAACTTCATGGTCGCGGAGACCGGGACGCTGGTCGTCGTGGAGTCCGAGGGCAACGGCCGGATGTGCCTGACCCTGCCCGAGACGCTGATCTCGGTCGTCGGCATCGAGAAGACGGTGCCGACCTGGCGGGACCTGGAGGTCTTCCTCCAGACCCTGCCGCGCTCCTCGACCGCCGAGCGGATGAACCCGTACACCTCGCTGTGGACCGGCACGGCCGACGGCGACGGGCCGCGCGCCTTCCACCTGGTCCTGCTCGACAACGGGCGCACCGACACCCTCGCGGACGAGGTCGGGCGGCAGGCGCTGCGTTGCATCCGCTGTTCGGCCTGCCTCAACGTGTGCCCGGTGTACGAGCGGGCCGGCGGCCACGCGTACGGCTCGGTCTACCCGGGCCCCATCGGCGCCATCCTCAGCCCCCAGCTGCGCGGGACGGCGAGCGGGATCGACGCCTCCCTCCCCTTCGCCTCCTCGCTGTGCGGGGCCTGCTACGAGGTCTGCCCGGTCGCCATCGACATCCCGGAGGTCCTCGTCCACCTGCGCGAGCGCGTGGTCCAGGGCGGACCGGCGACCCGCGAGGGCACCAAGGTGGTGCTGCGGCCGGCGAAGGGTCACGCCGCCGAGCGGGCGGCGATGCGCGCGGCCCGCTGGGCGTTCGGCCGGCCCGGCGTGCTGCGCACCGGCCAGCGGCTCGCCGCCCGCACCCGGCGGCTCCACCCGCGGACGCTGCCCGGCCCCGGCCGGGCCTGGACCGCGACCCGGGAGCTGCCGCCGGTCCCGGCGGAGCCCTTCCGCGACTGGTGGGAACGCACCGACGGCGGCCGGAACGAAGGCGACGCCCCGCAGGACCCGGAGGAGACGAAGTGA
- a CDS encoding (Fe-S)-binding protein encodes MRVALFLTCVNDTLYPDTGRAVVRLLTRLGVDVDFPVGQTCCGQAHYNTGYRHEAEPLARRFAEVFGGYEAVVTPSGSCGAMVRELYPRMGERARAEGRGGALAAALAPVVPRTYELTEFLVDVLGVTDVGASYPHTVTYHPTCHGLRGLGLGDRPLRLLRAVKGLDLRELPGAEECCGFGGTFALKNPDVSAAMGADKVRSAESTGAEVLCAADNSCLMHLGGTMARLRTGMRPVHIAEILASTEEDPLS; translated from the coding sequence ATGCGTGTCGCCCTGTTCCTGACCTGTGTGAACGACACGCTCTATCCGGACACCGGCCGGGCGGTGGTGCGGCTGCTGACGCGGCTGGGCGTCGACGTCGACTTCCCGGTGGGGCAGACCTGTTGCGGGCAGGCGCACTACAACACGGGCTACCGGCACGAGGCCGAACCGCTGGCGCGGCGCTTCGCGGAGGTCTTCGGCGGTTACGAGGCGGTCGTGACGCCCTCCGGGTCCTGCGGGGCGATGGTGCGGGAGCTGTATCCGCGCATGGGCGAGCGGGCCCGCGCGGAGGGCCGCGGCGGCGCGCTGGCGGCGGCCCTGGCGCCCGTGGTGCCGAGGACGTACGAACTGACCGAGTTCCTGGTGGACGTGCTGGGGGTGACGGACGTCGGCGCCTCCTACCCGCACACGGTCACCTACCACCCGACCTGTCACGGGCTGCGCGGCCTGGGGCTCGGCGACCGGCCGCTGCGGCTGCTGAGGGCGGTGAAGGGACTCGACCTGCGGGAACTGCCGGGCGCCGAGGAGTGCTGCGGCTTCGGCGGCACCTTCGCCCTGAAGAACCCGGACGTCTCGGCGGCCATGGGCGCGGACAAGGTGCGCAGCGCCGAGTCCACCGGCGCGGAGGTGCTGTGCGCGGCCGACAACTCGTGTCTGATGCACCTCGGGGGGACGATGGCGCGGCTGCGGACGGGCATGCGGCCCGTCCACATCGCGGAGATCCTCGCGAGCACGGAGGAGGACCCCCTGTCATGA
- a CDS encoding MFS transporter yields MATEQFEKSKDTRGDAGTANGKAWLILALVCACQFMVILDSSIVNVALPSVREDLGFTDTGLAWVVNGYLLTFAGIMLLGGRAADLFGARRVLTAGLVVFSVSSLVGGLASTSEILVTARVVQGVGAAMMAPSTLAVINTVFTEPGERAKAFGAWASSGGVGGLAGAIVGGAFTTGLSWRWVFLINVPIGALLITVALTQLSAARTTRRESLDLLGALTGTLGLAAVVFGVMHIADHGWGDSLVVGPILVGLVLLVAFLVVESKVANPMVPLKLFGNRGIATGNAMLLLFGGIAIAMWYFTALFLQNVLGFTALQAGLGQTPAAVGFMVVARYASAWLPKVGVRPLILAGSACFVAGFLWLSAAGPGSGYAASVLGPTLLISVGIGLTFPTLMAASTAGAPEEYAGIVGGLANTASQVGGSIGLAVLATAAGAKAADAAEGTSKAEAVASGYDLVFLAAAGIAVGIALVSLLVPKQEAAADA; encoded by the coding sequence GTGGCGACCGAACAGTTTGAGAAGAGCAAGGACACCCGCGGCGACGCGGGAACGGCGAACGGAAAGGCCTGGCTGATCCTGGCGCTGGTGTGCGCCTGTCAGTTCATGGTGATCCTGGATTCGTCCATCGTGAACGTCGCCCTGCCCTCGGTCCGTGAGGACCTCGGCTTCACCGACACCGGTCTCGCCTGGGTGGTGAACGGCTATCTGCTGACCTTCGCCGGCATCATGCTGCTCGGCGGGCGCGCGGCCGACCTGTTCGGCGCGCGCCGGGTGCTCACCGCCGGTCTGGTGGTGTTCTCCGTGTCGAGCCTCGTCGGGGGACTCGCGTCCACGTCCGAGATCCTGGTCACGGCGCGCGTGGTGCAGGGCGTCGGCGCCGCGATGATGGCCCCGTCGACCCTGGCGGTCATCAACACGGTCTTCACCGAGCCGGGCGAGCGGGCCAAGGCGTTCGGCGCCTGGGCCTCCTCGGGCGGCGTCGGCGGTCTGGCCGGCGCGATCGTCGGCGGCGCCTTCACCACCGGCCTCTCGTGGCGGTGGGTCTTCCTGATCAACGTCCCGATCGGCGCGCTGCTGATCACCGTGGCGCTCACCCAGCTGTCCGCCGCGCGCACCACCCGCCGGGAGTCGCTCGACCTGCTGGGCGCCCTCACCGGCACCCTGGGCCTGGCCGCGGTGGTCTTCGGCGTCATGCACATCGCGGACCACGGCTGGGGCGACAGCCTCGTCGTCGGCCCGATCCTGGTCGGCCTGGTCCTGCTCGTCGCCTTCCTGGTGGTGGAGAGCAAGGTCGCCAACCCGATGGTGCCCCTGAAGCTGTTCGGGAACCGGGGCATCGCCACCGGCAACGCGATGCTGCTGCTCTTCGGCGGGATCGCCATCGCGATGTGGTACTTCACCGCGCTCTTCCTGCAGAACGTCCTCGGCTTCACGGCGCTCCAGGCCGGTCTCGGCCAGACGCCCGCCGCCGTCGGCTTCATGGTGGTCGCCCGCTACGCCTCGGCCTGGCTGCCGAAGGTGGGTGTGCGCCCGCTGATCCTGGCCGGCAGCGCCTGCTTCGTGGCGGGCTTCCTGTGGCTCTCCGCGGCCGGCCCCGGCAGCGGCTACGCGGCGAGCGTGCTCGGCCCGACGCTGCTCATCTCGGTCGGCATCGGTCTGACCTTCCCGACCCTCATGGCCGCGTCGACCGCGGGAGCCCCCGAGGAGTACGCGGGCATCGTCGGCGGTCTCGCCAACACCGCGAGCCAGGTCGGCGGTTCGATCGGTCTGGCGGTGCTCGCGACGGCCGCCGGCGCCAAGGCCGCCGACGCGGCCGAGGGGACGTCCAAGGCGGAGGCCGTCGCCTCCGGATACGACCTGGTGTTCCTCGCAGCGGCCGGGATCGCCGTGGGCATCGCGCTGGTCAGCCTGCTGGTGCCGAAGCAGGAGGCAGCGGCCGACGCCTGA
- a CDS encoding EF-hand domain-containing protein has protein sequence MTTPHALDRVRLVFELFDADGNGHIEPADFVLMGNRAVAAVPGAQDSATARLLDAFQQYWKTLESELDADLDGRISFEEFQAVVLSPERFDATVDEFAEALAGLGDPDGDGFVDRPEFLALMTAIGFEHANIEALFDAFEPVEGDRIPVATWADGIRDYYRPEKAGIPGDHLTGAAAE, from the coding sequence ATGACCACCCCCCATGCCCTCGACCGCGTGCGACTCGTCTTCGAGCTCTTCGACGCCGACGGGAACGGCCACATCGAGCCCGCCGACTTCGTGCTGATGGGCAACCGCGCCGTCGCGGCGGTGCCGGGCGCGCAGGACTCCGCGACCGCGCGGCTGCTCGACGCGTTCCAGCAGTACTGGAAGACGCTGGAGAGCGAGCTGGACGCCGACCTCGACGGGCGGATCAGCTTCGAGGAGTTCCAGGCCGTCGTGCTCTCCCCGGAGCGCTTCGACGCCACCGTCGACGAGTTCGCCGAGGCCCTGGCGGGCCTGGGCGACCCGGACGGCGACGGCTTCGTCGACCGGCCCGAGTTCCTCGCCCTGATGACCGCGATCGGCTTCGAGCACGCCAACATCGAGGCCCTGTTCGACGCCTTCGAGCCCGTCGAGGGCGACCGCATCCCGGTCGCCACCTGGGCGGACGGCATCCGGGACTACTACCGGCCCGAGAAGGCCGGGATCCCCGGCGACCACCTGACCGGCGCCGCGGCCGAGTGA
- a CDS encoding methyltransferase, with the protein MSDTSIDPSTSSIEPLRELFYGHYRFQYLSAACQFGLFELLGREPGLTRKDVAERLGIEEQPARILLLGCTSAGLLRKEDDGYFNTAVSAPLAGKLDDIPAAFVPWEQQINYRPMFWFYESLKEYSNVGLQKEVPGDSPTLYGRLALDPAKETVFHNMMGSVSRVMAEELVQELDLSGYTHLLDIGGGTAVNATHLARRWPHLQITIADLPTVAERANQKIASLGLGDRVRAIGLDVFKDEFPKGCDAVLFGHFLEIWSAERNKELIAKAARAVEPGAGLFVATPLAHDDETGPDVAAALSAYFLTIASGEGMVYTPKEYEEWAAEFGFEASGRLHVGIGDIVIKGTKR; encoded by the coding sequence ATGTCGGACACTTCGATCGACCCCTCGACGAGTTCCATCGAGCCGCTGCGTGAGCTCTTCTACGGGCACTACAGGTTCCAGTACCTGAGCGCCGCCTGCCAGTTCGGCCTCTTCGAGCTGCTGGGGCGCGAGCCGGGTCTGACCCGGAAGGACGTCGCGGAGCGCCTGGGCATCGAGGAGCAGCCGGCCCGCATCCTGCTGCTCGGCTGCACCAGCGCCGGCCTGCTCCGCAAGGAGGACGACGGCTACTTCAACACGGCGGTCTCCGCTCCGCTCGCCGGAAAGCTGGACGACATCCCGGCCGCGTTCGTGCCGTGGGAGCAGCAGATCAACTACCGGCCGATGTTCTGGTTCTACGAGTCGCTCAAGGAGTACAGCAACGTCGGCCTCCAGAAGGAGGTTCCCGGCGACTCCCCGACGCTGTACGGCCGGCTCGCGCTGGACCCGGCGAAGGAGACCGTGTTCCACAACATGATGGGCTCGGTGAGCCGCGTCATGGCCGAGGAGCTCGTGCAGGAGCTGGACCTCTCGGGCTACACCCACCTGCTGGACATCGGCGGCGGCACGGCGGTCAACGCCACGCACCTGGCGCGCCGCTGGCCGCACCTGCAGATCACCATCGCCGACCTGCCCACCGTGGCGGAGCGGGCCAACCAGAAGATCGCCTCGCTCGGCCTGGGCGACCGGGTCCGCGCGATCGGCCTCGACGTCTTCAAGGACGAGTTCCCCAAGGGCTGCGACGCCGTCCTCTTCGGCCACTTCCTGGAGATCTGGTCCGCGGAGCGCAACAAGGAGCTCATCGCGAAGGCGGCCCGTGCCGTCGAGCCCGGCGCCGGCCTCTTCGTGGCCACCCCGCTGGCCCACGACGACGAGACCGGCCCGGACGTGGCCGCCGCGCTGTCCGCGTACTTCCTGACGATCGCGTCGGGCGAGGGCATGGTCTACACGCCCAAGGAGTACGAGGAGTGGGCCGCCGAGTTCGGCTTCGAGGCCAGCGGCCGGCTGCACGTCGGCATCGGCGACATCGTGATCAAGGGCACCAAGCGCTGA
- a CDS encoding isocitrate/isopropylmalate family dehydrogenase, translated as MPLAQRSPEGTPAAAQPVIGLAVGRGTGAELAGVFERVLGALTAPLPAGVRIERSPRLYHSYVSLRREHEDVARIQELTAEDADHYERFCRALSAAGTRAVFRTAINAQSLYLVRRRLRAVKVDLLTAGPTSLLLVRDQAQGFYTGENRHAPGEVVRTLTFSREVTEAVVRHALERARREWPDGDVGRIVMAYKFHLLDGAFDAWVDGLADRLGVRIEVFQPDTVNRNLLAHGLPDRTLLIAGNEWADIMHVMLLDRFGSDRQENRCTENVCLDPGMGGLVEYQTVHGSADDLAGRDLVNPVATVRAAALVAERHCGRTGAVRATETALAALTEQGVGTPDLGGRHSTTAVVDALLDALDVTAVGTAPQSAALVGGS; from the coding sequence ATGCCCCTCGCACAGCGGTCCCCCGAGGGCACCCCGGCCGCCGCGCAGCCCGTGATCGGGCTCGCGGTGGGCCGGGGCACCGGCGCCGAACTGGCCGGGGTCTTCGAGCGGGTGCTCGGCGCCCTCACCGCGCCGCTCCCGGCCGGCGTCCGGATCGAGCGCTCCCCGCGCCTCTACCACTCGTACGTCTCGCTCCGCCGGGAACACGAGGACGTCGCCAGGATCCAGGAGCTGACGGCCGAGGACGCCGACCACTACGAGCGCTTCTGCCGTGCCCTGTCCGCGGCCGGCACCCGGGCCGTCTTCCGGACCGCGATCAACGCCCAGTCGCTCTACCTGGTCCGCCGCCGGCTGCGTGCCGTGAAGGTGGACCTGCTGACCGCCGGGCCGACGTCCCTGCTGCTCGTCCGCGACCAGGCCCAGGGCTTCTACACCGGCGAGAACCGGCACGCGCCGGGCGAGGTCGTCCGCACCCTGACCTTCAGCCGGGAGGTCACCGAGGCGGTCGTCCGCCACGCCCTGGAGCGGGCGCGCCGGGAGTGGCCGGACGGGGACGTCGGCCGGATCGTGATGGCGTACAAGTTCCATCTGCTGGACGGCGCGTTCGACGCCTGGGTGGACGGGCTCGCGGACCGGCTCGGGGTACGGATCGAGGTGTTCCAGCCGGACACGGTCAACCGCAACCTGCTGGCCCACGGCCTGCCGGACCGCACCCTGCTCATCGCCGGGAACGAGTGGGCCGACATCATGCACGTCATGCTGCTCGACCGGTTCGGTTCCGACCGGCAGGAGAACCGGTGCACCGAGAACGTCTGCCTCGATCCCGGGATGGGCGGCCTGGTCGAGTACCAGACCGTGCACGGCTCGGCCGACGACCTGGCCGGCCGGGACCTGGTCAATCCGGTGGCGACCGTCCGCGCGGCGGCCCTCGTCGCGGAACGCCACTGCGGCCGCACCGGTGCCGTACGGGCCACCGAGACGGCCCTGGCGGCCCTGACCGAGCAGGGCGTGGGCACCCCGGACCTCGGCGGGCGGCACTCCACCACCGCCGTGGTCGACGCCCTGCTGGACGCGCTCGACGTGACCGCCGTCGGTACGGCTCCGCAGTCGGCGGCCCTGGTCGGCGGCTCATGA
- a CDS encoding cysteine hydrolase family protein, with amino-acid sequence MTEPSGTALVVVDLQNDFCATPVARARFRGSPAALDAAVAGSVRAVAEARRRGVEVVFVRFLGDPAFQGASWRWRDERLGKRPKCLEGSFGAEFTGALPVAGERVFTKRACFDAFLAEGFGEHLTGRGVGHLVFAGLFADVCVDSTARTAFQKGFHVTVLTECTTSLHLPYDSVLRFMRAVYGARTTTADDAGAWTSPARVPVPVPVPVPAAKEGP; translated from the coding sequence ATGACCGAGCCGTCGGGAACCGCCCTGGTCGTCGTGGACCTGCAGAACGACTTCTGCGCCACCCCGGTGGCCCGGGCCCGCTTCCGGGGCTCCCCCGCCGCCCTGGACGCCGCCGTCGCCGGCAGCGTCCGGGCGGTGGCGGAGGCCCGGCGGCGGGGCGTCGAGGTGGTCTTCGTGCGCTTCCTCGGCGACCCGGCCTTCCAGGGGGCGAGCTGGCGGTGGCGCGACGAGCGGCTGGGCAAGCGGCCGAAGTGCCTGGAGGGCTCGTTCGGGGCCGAGTTCACCGGGGCTCTCCCGGTGGCCGGGGAACGCGTCTTCACCAAGCGGGCCTGCTTCGACGCCTTCCTCGCCGAGGGCTTCGGGGAACACCTCACCGGCCGGGGCGTCGGGCACCTCGTCTTCGCGGGGCTCTTCGCGGACGTGTGCGTGGACTCCACCGCCCGCACGGCCTTCCAGAAGGGCTTCCACGTCACCGTCCTGACGGAGTGCACCACCTCCCTCCACCTGCCGTACGACTCCGTGCTGCGGTTCATGCGGGCCGTCTACGGCGCGCGGACCACCACCGCGGACGACGCCGGGGCCTGGACCTCGCCCGCACGCGTACCGGTGCCGGTGCCGGTGCCGGTGCCGGCAGCGAAGGAGGGGCCGTGA
- a CDS encoding SAM-dependent methyltransferase, which yields MTVAPGPSAGVAAGVGRTALLVAAARAIETYRADSLARDPLAEHFVRATPVSADWPVHPDQVPGGTADPLWGRLGRYFGLRTRVLDDHLLGSVRTGVRQVVLLGAGLDSRAFRLDWPPGCTVHELDTAEVLAFKQEVLNRSGAVPVAERRPLAVDLRDDWERALLDAGFSPGLPTAWLAEGLLLYLPAGAERRLVATVDRLSAAGSTLAYEVKEVAEAPRVRRNPVYVAARERLGIDLVALFDTRPRPDSAGELARRGWAVDVRGPYDFTALHGRGPLPEPDDALAVNRWVFATATGARPTRPAG from the coding sequence GTGACCGTCGCCCCGGGGCCGAGCGCCGGTGTGGCCGCGGGCGTGGGCCGTACCGCGCTGCTCGTGGCGGCGGCCCGCGCCATCGAGACGTACCGCGCGGACAGCCTGGCCCGCGACCCGCTCGCGGAGCACTTCGTCCGCGCGACACCGGTGTCGGCGGACTGGCCGGTCCACCCGGACCAGGTGCCCGGAGGGACGGCCGATCCGCTCTGGGGGCGGCTCGGCCGCTACTTCGGGCTGCGGACCCGGGTCCTCGACGACCATCTGCTCGGCTCCGTGCGGACGGGGGTGCGCCAGGTGGTGCTGCTGGGCGCGGGACTGGACTCCCGGGCGTTCCGGCTCGACTGGCCGCCCGGGTGCACGGTCCACGAGCTCGACACCGCGGAGGTCCTGGCCTTCAAGCAGGAGGTGCTCAACCGGTCCGGTGCCGTGCCGGTGGCCGAGCGCAGGCCGCTCGCCGTGGACCTCCGGGACGACTGGGAGCGGGCCCTGCTCGACGCGGGGTTCTCCCCCGGCCTGCCGACCGCCTGGCTCGCCGAGGGCCTGCTGCTCTACCTCCCGGCCGGGGCCGAGCGACGGCTGGTCGCCACCGTGGACCGGCTCAGCGCGGCCGGCAGCACCCTCGCGTACGAGGTCAAGGAGGTCGCGGAGGCGCCGCGGGTGCGCCGGAACCCGGTGTACGTCGCGGCGCGGGAGCGGCTCGGCATCGACCTGGTGGCGCTCTTCGACACCCGGCCCCGGCCCGACTCGGCCGGCGAACTCGCCCGGCGGGGCTGGGCCGTGGACGTGCGCGGCCCGTACGACTTCACCGCCCTGCACGGCCGCGGGCCGCTTCCGGAGCCGGACGACGCCCTCGCGGTCAACCGCTGGGTCTTCGCGACGGCCACGGGCGCGCGCCCGACACGCCCGGCCGGCTGA
- a CDS encoding LutC/YkgG family protein, translating into MSSRERVLGRVRRALAGLPADPVPYEEAVARAYLRQHGERSPERTVELLAENLADYRALVHRCTAGELPAVLAGLLAARGARTVLVPPGLDPGWLAASDAERVADRAESTPAELDRVDSVVTGCALAVAETGTLVLDGSADQGRRRITLVPDHHVCVVRVPDQVVASVPLALERLDPTRPLTWISGPSATSDIELDRVEGVHGPRTLEVVLVGESR; encoded by the coding sequence GTGAGCAGCAGGGAACGGGTCCTCGGGCGGGTGCGGCGCGCCCTCGCCGGACTCCCGGCCGACCCCGTGCCGTACGAGGAGGCCGTCGCGCGCGCCTATCTGCGGCAGCACGGGGAGCGGAGCCCCGAGCGGACCGTGGAACTGCTCGCGGAGAACCTGGCGGACTACCGCGCGCTCGTGCACCGCTGCACCGCCGGGGAACTCCCTGCGGTCCTGGCGGGGCTGCTGGCCGCGCGGGGCGCACGGACGGTGCTCGTCCCGCCGGGCCTCGACCCCGGCTGGCTCGCGGCGAGCGACGCCGAGCGGGTCGCGGACCGCGCGGAGAGCACGCCCGCGGAGCTCGACCGGGTCGACAGCGTGGTCACCGGCTGCGCGCTGGCCGTCGCCGAGACCGGCACCCTCGTCCTCGACGGCTCCGCCGACCAGGGCCGCCGCCGCATCACCCTGGTCCCGGACCACCACGTCTGCGTGGTGCGCGTCCCTGACCAGGTGGTCGCCTCGGTGCCGCTGGCCCTGGAGCGCCTGGACCCGACCCGCCCGCTGACCTGGATCTCGGGTCCGTCCGCGACCAGCGACATCGAACTGGACCGGGTGGAGGGGGTGCACGGCCCGCGGACGCTGGAGGTCGTGCTGGTCGGCGAGTCCCGCTGA
- a CDS encoding FAD-dependent monooxygenase — translation MDNVPVVVVGAGPVGMMAALELAHHGVACVLAEQNAGPTVHPKMEFTNPRTMEHHARLGVADDIRKAGVPAEYPFDVLWSTGLDAERLAVWRQPSVAEKWRLIRESEDGGQPSQPYQRVSQADLEPVLLDHCRRHPLIDVRNLWRFESLEQDADGVTSTFRDLAGDTTRTVRSAYVAACDGAGSSIRRAVGIALTNGGIADGEGGEVHDLPAAYSVTFRSSDSESLFRHGYFWHYFTNRYVLISLDEAGTWAFHSLRQEDFDPPPADPAAWIRSQLDVDLDIDEVHVTSRWTPKYLIADGYRSGRVFLAGDAAHQMFPSGSHGMNTGAGDAVDLGWKLAAVLNGWGGSRLLDSYEAERRPVGLRNMAMSRRHLDVHFQFMRLGAEGATPAEQGRFLAAQPGENTYEGIYLDYRYAGSPVVWPDGTDEPPADPLRYVPSTWPGARPPSLVLDDGEQLFDRFGREFTLVDTVGGGAADALLAAAAEAGLPVTHLVAEDGRVRELWDCGLALVRPDQHIAWRGDRSPADPAAVIDRVRGAAGEDPPPKAAANS, via the coding sequence ATGGACAACGTCCCCGTAGTCGTGGTCGGTGCCGGACCGGTCGGGATGATGGCGGCACTGGAGCTCGCCCACCACGGTGTGGCCTGTGTGCTCGCCGAGCAGAACGCCGGCCCCACCGTGCATCCCAAGATGGAGTTCACCAACCCCAGGACCATGGAGCACCACGCCAGGCTCGGGGTGGCCGACGACATCCGCAAGGCGGGCGTGCCCGCCGAGTACCCCTTCGACGTGCTCTGGTCGACCGGTCTCGACGCCGAGCGGCTCGCCGTCTGGCGCCAGCCCTCCGTCGCCGAGAAGTGGCGGCTGATCCGGGAGAGCGAGGACGGCGGGCAGCCCAGCCAGCCGTACCAGCGCGTCTCCCAGGCCGATCTGGAGCCGGTGCTCCTGGACCACTGCCGGCGGCACCCCCTGATCGACGTGCGCAACCTCTGGCGTTTCGAGTCGCTGGAGCAGGACGCCGACGGCGTCACCAGCACCTTCCGGGACCTGGCGGGCGACACCACCCGCACCGTGCGGTCCGCCTACGTCGCGGCCTGTGACGGCGCCGGCAGCTCCATCCGGCGGGCCGTCGGGATCGCGCTCACCAACGGCGGCATCGCGGACGGCGAGGGCGGCGAGGTGCACGACCTGCCGGCCGCGTACTCCGTGACCTTCCGCAGCTCCGACAGCGAGAGCCTGTTCCGGCACGGTTACTTCTGGCACTACTTCACCAACCGTTACGTGCTGATCTCGCTCGACGAGGCCGGCACCTGGGCCTTCCACTCGCTGCGCCAGGAGGACTTCGACCCGCCGCCCGCCGATCCGGCGGCGTGGATCCGGTCGCAGCTCGACGTCGACCTGGACATCGACGAGGTGCACGTCACCTCGCGCTGGACGCCGAAGTACCTGATCGCCGACGGCTACCGGTCCGGCCGGGTGTTCCTCGCCGGCGACGCCGCGCACCAGATGTTCCCCTCCGGGAGCCACGGCATGAACACCGGCGCGGGCGACGCGGTCGACCTGGGCTGGAAGCTGGCCGCGGTGCTCAACGGGTGGGGCGGGTCCCGGCTGCTCGACAGCTACGAGGCCGAGCGGCGCCCGGTCGGGCTGCGCAACATGGCCATGTCGCGCCGCCACCTCGACGTGCACTTCCAGTTCATGCGGCTCGGCGCGGAGGGTGCGACGCCGGCGGAGCAGGGCCGGTTCCTCGCCGCCCAGCCGGGCGAGAACACGTACGAGGGCATCTACCTGGACTACCGCTACGCCGGATCGCCGGTCGTCTGGCCCGACGGCACGGACGAGCCGCCCGCCGACCCGCTGCGGTACGTCCCGAGCACCTGGCCGGGCGCCCGCCCGCCGAGCCTCGTCCTGGACGACGGCGAGCAGCTCTTCGACCGGTTCGGCCGCGAGTTCACGCTGGTCGACACGGTGGGCGGCGGCGCGGCCGACGCGCTGCTGGCCGCCGCGGCGGAGGCCGGCCTGCCGGTCACCCACCTCGTGGCCGAGGACGGCCGGGTGCGGGAGCTCTGGGACTGCGGCCTGGCGCTGGTGCGCCCGGACCAGCACATCGCCTGGCGCGGGGACCGCTCCCCCGCCGACCCGGCCGCCGTCATCGACCGGGTGAGGGGCGCGGCGGGTGAGGACCCGCCGCCGAAAGCGGCGGCGAACTCGTGA